Genomic window (Helianthus annuus cultivar XRQ/B chromosome 3, HanXRQr2.0-SUNRISE, whole genome shotgun sequence):
taagtctccttatataagcacctaggaggaaaccctaattagttaataagggtaatatggtccatcaacaattaccaactaattatttaataggttattatatattttgatctctataatgtaaatgattatgatggctatagattaaatatcaaataaatatatttaatcttacaggaACATATTGTGCAATAACAAATGTAGATTTACAGGCAAATAGAAAATGTCATTTGTGAAATTAAAATTGTTGTGGATATAATTTAAAACATGCATAACTtcaacaaatttaaaatcaaaactcaagtaaaaataaataataaaacggtaCGTATTCTATACTATCAATATCCCCtcatttgtttttaaaaatttGGAAAAGTGTATGTAGCAATGTTTAGTCCCCTTATTTTGCTATGGTAAAATAATTTATATTATGTTCCATTAAAATCCATAAGCTACTTCTTAGGGTAATCTTAAAATTTAAATGACAGGTAtgaaatataaatattattttatttaaacaatTAGATTCCTTGTAAATCAAGCATCAGATTATGTAAAACCTATTAAGTATAACATCGATCTATCCGGAAAGGTTTAGGATAGTTTTCAACTCAATATATATAAGTTGTGCATGCACATTAACCCCCGCACAAAAGAGACGAGTGATTATTCTCCAAAATTTTTCATACGATTAAACATCCATGACAACATTATCAAGTTCCAACAAGAAGATCAAATTCCACTATGGTTATGGCGGGACGATCACACCCAGTAAGAACGGTGGCAAACTACGATACGAAGGCGGCACGAATGGGATTATGAAGATGGACCGTGGTATTACTTACACGGAGCTTGTCGTAAAGTTATGGGATGTGTGTGGACCGTCTATGCGTTTGAGGTGTAAGTTGCCGCATGATGATCTTGACTCATTAGTTCATGTCTGGTCGGATGAGGATCTTGCGTATGTCCTTGAAGAATACGATCAATGcagtgaagatttgaagatcaGAGCCATTCTTGATGACACACTAAGGTTTTCTTAGGCTAATGACGAGTTGTATTGTTTTCGGCCTAAGGATTTTATCATGCAAGTCCACACAACTGAGGCTAGTCCTTGATGTTTCAATCACAAGTTAACGTGTGATGTTGCATAGTAGAATTGAGTACATTGAATCATGGTTATTTCTTGATCGTTTTATGTAAGTTTCTTGAATGTTTGAATTGGTGATGAAATGAATGGCTAGTTATGAGTGTTTATGTTACGGTGATATTggaatataaattttattttactaaatgtttttttctttaaatgttATTGAACAATAATAACATTGAGTATAACTATGTTTTCTCCAATCATGGCCATACATATACCTGTGGTGTATCCTAAGCTCATTTTCTAATAAATGTTCAAACGCATAATCTTTAATAATTATAAAAGCATCACATTACATAACGTTGTTTTTCATAAATATACAAGGCTTATTAGATTTTATCAGTCCTAATTATCGGCTATTGGCCGCTGTcaccctcaactatcactttCACACCCACCACCCTCAACTTAAAATTTAGTGTGTTgtgtcaccacgtcgttaacttATCACTAACTCAATTATGTTTTTGTCATATGTGGCACTCCTGTTCTAGCCCGGCATGATGAGGTGTCTTATTTGATCCCATTAAAGCACTTGTGCATCATTTCATGATACTACACAATCTCAACGCCGGAGCAACCACCGCCTCGTTCACCGGCGCAATCATCCCTCTTTCCATCAACAACTTCCCGAGCTTAACATTTGAAAAAACAACCAGACCTGATTGCCCAAATTGATAAAACAACCAGATCCTGGATGCACTTTGCCAATCTTTGCCCCCTTCTCCACCCAAGCTCTGGCGACTTTGTTCCAAATCAGCTTCCAGATCCACTTACCGATGCCTACAACGCCATTTGAACCATCCGTTGCAGGACTCACTTGAAGATCCTTGACACTCGACCGACTGAACCATCCGTTTGAACCATCCTTGACACTCGTTTGAACCATTCGATGCCTACAATATGCGACTggtggtggagatggtggtggcgGCTAGTGGTTGGTGGAGGTGATGACAGAAGGAGAGTgttagagagagagggggtgatGAAATGAGGGGGGGGTTAGGGTTTTATAAAAAGAAACTAGTTTTTAATCCACCTCATCAAGCCATGTAGGAAAGGTGGTCATACGTAGGCAAaaacactaactgagttagtgcTCAGTTAATAGAATGGTGCCATAATAGACTAAGTGTTATGTTGAATGTGTCGAACGTCAAAGTGTTAGTTAAagatgataaaatccaataactcaATATATAAAAAGATTGATTATTGATGGATGGTATTTGTTTTTCAACAATGGGATGGTTTATGTGTTAGTCGTTATTAAAGAATACCACATCAAAAATTGAAAAGCAAAAGCTCTTGAATAAAATAGCGCCAACAATTGTGTGAATTCATATAATTCTTTCAACTTCCATTTAAGgatggcgtgataaagcccccgGGCTGACGTGGATCTGACGTGgtgtgataaagcccctaggggctttatctcatgtgacaactgtcaaatttgcatgtatccgtacgtttaattaataatgatttatgcttaatgactgtgcttaattacaactgtggatttaactgctttctgatttctgatacatacatacacatgcatcacattcatactgtcactccatttattacacacaaactttagtgacaaacttgatgcacaaagcacagttagcacaccgagcggataacccagaaaacatgctgacaatgccagcacctagacagacaatgtttttaaggccagtatgagccagagatagaatactacactgGTAGGGAGTATAGGGAaatgaggaccataaaactgcgtcactaggtgatagttatagtgccgggaagtgcctaaaacacattttaaatgcagaattctgcactaaataacaaAATTCGGCGCTTAACTATACTAGTAATATGCAAAAAGTTGACAAAATGgccctagatactttccaaagtgttgggaattaaaagtgtcacaaaaagtattataaaagacaccttacggattaattaagcactttaacagaaCGGTATCAAACCGAataaccagacattacccggaacGCAAAAATATTGTccaacacattgtttttatttttctgagctagttagggtccccgaacaccctaacacactatataattaaTAACACACCATAAACCACTAACTTAGCACTTGATTTCTAACTAGATTTGTAACCACCCATTGAaaaccaaccccataccccccccccctgggAAGGTTACCATGGGTGTCCCCACCCATGGATTTGTTTGATTATTTAATTGGATTGTGTTGGGGATTTAGAAGCATATTGCACAAGGGATAAAGGGTGTGGATGGGTTATAAGAAAGCACAAGGGTTATGGCATCTCATTCTCTCCACAACATAAAAAACAAACTTCTTTCCTCCTCTCTTCCTTGTGTTCGGCCGACCCCaaacacaaccaccaccaccatcattcaatCACTTTCATGCAATCTACATACTTCCAAAGGTGTTAGAGATCATACAACGAGGCTcggtgtaacaactgccactaaaatcaataattaggacgataattagtcaataagaaaaccctaattgagacacccaagtaataaccctaaaattttcagaatgatcggaatcaggatcagggcccttaaaactcgaggggggcaaaccctagttgataattatctaaattcaAACGTTGCTTTGTTCTAATTGGCTGAATTCTTgagtcaccaaggctagtcccgagctaggcagcctatgaattagactgcttagcttacggaccgtaaagggtcaggcttacggtccgtaagggagcccCAAAAATTGCTATAATAGCTGACCTTGGCATTAGAACAGAGGTGTTAAAACGTTGCACAAACCTTCTGTGAACGTTGAGATATCCTGAAATCAgttcaccacacacacacacgatcacgaggtgctgccgcaatcagggtaataactcgatcgctattacgattcaacgtccgatcgattataactatccaacgattgtccgagtgctgctcaaattgagcttgtactttgttattcattgtgatttcaacttgaatgtttgagtgctgttcgaattcggactatgctctgtcattcgttgtgaatccattgaattattaagtatcgcgcttgataatagttgtgagggtttaatctcgtgaattgatataactgctgaattagttactaatctcgtttgtgtgtgcattgttatttaaattaggttaaaaggctaatcagtaaagcttatactctgctcgtaaatctgcaatgtgagtcattccctttttataaactcttttctcacagtttgtgagtcattctctttttatcaactgttttacaaaactccaaattattttcaaagttatagttacagtgattaagtctatgtaatcaccaagttacagccggtatgtggggttttgtatacattacttatttcccgtcacacttggacaaacgggtggccaaggggtgatctgaccacagtcacagacaccattggacaaatgggctagccaatggatggtcgagtgacaaatactgtgggtagttggtttgatatcagaaacattgtaattccccttaatactgtagattataacaaatgtgtcgttttcagtaaactgaatgattcactcagtatttccccgctgacaaaacctttttcaaacatgtttcaggtgatctggtatgagcaaagaaaagtgccgttaAGCACTCCCAGcctagaaaagtggctcaatgtaaataaataaatgaacatgttttgaaaataaagatttccctgagaaatcacattattgtaaatttcgggaatttatccctaaattataaaacgagcagtttaaattattgaaagatcctgttttaaaaagacttccgttgtcgcctaaattaaataccacgggattcctgtcccgcggctcctgaaacgggtcaaaccgggtcgggggccgtgacaggaaaaggtggtatcagagccactgttttaagcttactgattaagctcactattttaattaggaaaattttatttgtcattctgtgaatatatgcttattaactgattaattgttaaaattacagtatgggtaaacaaaagatttctgctatctaccgcaaattagatagtacacctaaagaacagggaacctcttcctccaaaacttccgtcaagttagaggaaggaatctttgtccgtaaggcaaattatgaaaacccacttacaccagagaaaaggaatttgattattaggaaggaATTTGATTAAcagtaatccaccaggggaaaataacttagatgaaaaatgggcaaatctgtatctgctcgctactgtagcagaaaatgcaaacctttaaactttaaatctagaaatatttacttcccagtaaataaataaatagatctgagtgtgttctgtttgctgttatgttgcaCAAATTgatgtgcaataaaaatgtttatttgttaagctttgttccaaagttttaacttagcattttgtgcattttgcatatatgccgtacagcatgaatgagatgtcggaagcatttcagaacctcaacctctatcctgtgccaattgaagtctcccacaacttcactggttacattgctgacatagaggaacctctggaattccaagctccaccgctggaaaaagcaaaacctaaaaagaaaagaagatatgtagggtggcgaaaagtgcgcagaaggaaacctaggagaatccctaaaatagaaaaccctgtgagtgtgagcaagggaaaagaaatagaaaccggagaaagttccaagccagcagaaatagggatagacctaaagtaaaaaggaatagagatcggagaaagctctaaacagtctgaggaaatcacattccaggacgaaatagaccgcctactggataattgtgatgttctagagcctatcaacgataatctcttctcttatcctgctacagccc
Coding sequences:
- the LOC110901171 gene encoding uncharacterized protein LOC110901171, coding for MTTLSSSNKKIKFHYGYGGTITPSKNGGKLRYEGGTNGIMKMDRGITYTELVVKLWDVCGPSMRLRCKLPHDDLDSLVHVWSDEDLAYVLEEYDQCSEDLKIRAILDDTLRFS